In Mytilus trossulus isolate FHL-02 chromosome 6, PNRI_Mtr1.1.1.hap1, whole genome shotgun sequence, a single window of DNA contains:
- the LOC134723412 gene encoding complement C1q tumor necrosis factor-related protein 3-like: protein MFCILNNMISVQVCLLVVVALVNADVCEVSKTTSCRCETQDTIRDEFVAFTAIATNGNALTNDPIKYDNIVTNVGKGYSSTSGIFRAPTNGIYSLSFSLMGHNTNTIWARLYHNGKEIVRLYTKGETRHEVTSQTVYLKLVKGDEVWVQGTAGKMLWAVEPYNQFSGSLIRSGDFTS from the exons ATGTTCTGTATATTGAACAACATGATATCTGTGCAAGTCTGTTTGTTGGTCGTCGTAGCTTTGGTAAATGCAGATGTGTGTGAAGTGTCTAAAACAACTAGTTGTCGTTGTGAAACACAAG ACACAATTAGAGATGAATTTGTGGCTTTTACGGCAATAGCAACGAATGGAAATGCACTGACAAATGATCCAATTAAGTATGACAATATTGTGACGAATGTTGGGAAGGGATACAGTTCTACTTCTGGTATATTCCGTGCACCAACTAACGGTATCTACAGCCTCTCATTTAGCTTAATGGGTCACAACACTAACACTATTTGGGCCCGCCTTTATCATAATGGCAAGGAGATAGTCAGACTTTACACAAAAGGTGAAACTAGACACGAAGTCACATCACAAACAGTTTACCTCAAACTCGTAAAAGGTGATGAGGTCTGGGTACAGGGAACTGCAGGAAAAATGTTATGGGCAGTCGAGCCGTACAATCAATTTTCAGGGTCATTGATAAGGAGTGGAGATTTCACGAGctaa
- the LOC134722694 gene encoding uncharacterized protein LOC134722694 gives MVSLKRILLVLFNTMISVQIFLLIFVAVVNANVRGEQKTTSCCESKDINPDEFVTFTAISLDGTDLTNNPIKYDIIVTNVGKAYSSTSGLFYAPITGISSISFSIMGQPNNSIHTNLYHNGKQIIRIYTKGDNRHEVASQTVYLKLVKRDEVLVQGTAGSNLWATERYNQFSGALVRSGDFTN, from the exons ATGGTTTCTTTAAAA CGGATACTTCTTGTACTTTTTAACACTATGATATCTgtgcaaatatttttgttgatctTCGTAGCTGTTGTGAATGCAAATGTTCGTGGAGAGCAAAAAACAACAAGTTGCTGTGAATCAAAAG ACATCAATCCAGATGAATTTGTGACTTTTACAGCAATATCATTGGATGGAACTGATTTGACAAATAACCCAATAAAGTATGACATTATTGTGACAAATGTTGGTAAAGCATACAGTTCTACTTCCGGTTTATTCTATGCTCCAATCACCGGTATTTCTAGCATCTCGTTCAGCATAATGGGACAACCTAACAACAGTATTCACACAAACCTTTATCACAATGGCAAGCAGATAATCAGG atttacacAAAAGGTGATAATAGACACGAAGTTGCATCTCAGACAGTTTACCTCAAGCTCGTAAAAAGAGACGAAGTATTGGTGCAGGGAACTGCCGGAAGCAATTTATGGGCAACAGAGCGGTACAACCAGTTTTCTGGAGCATTGGTTAGGAGTGGAGACTTCACGAATTAA